The sequence CCATGATCACACTTCCCACCCGCTACGGCAAGGCCTACAATATAGACACGGAACTACGTCCGAGCGGAAATCAGGGGGCGCTTGTCTCCTCTATTGAGGCGTTTGACAGATATCACAGGCGTGAGGCGGGCCTTTGGGAGAGGCAGGCGCTTTTAAGGGCACGGGTCATAGCCGGAGATATCACGCTTGGCAACAATGTCTCTACGCTCCTTGAAAATCTTGTCTATGACTTACCTCTCCCTCATGAAATCAAGGTTCAGATCGATCTCTTAAGAAGGAAAGTGGCCTCTGAAAACATCCCCCATCAAGGAAGGATCGACCTTAAAAAAGGCCGCGGCGGGATCGCCGATATAGAGTCGGTCGTTCATTATATGCAACTTGTGAACGGTGGAAGGGACCCTTCGCTCCGGGAAAAGAAGGCATCTTATCTTATAAAGGCTATGGAAAAGGCCTCGCTTCTGGACAAAACAGAGGCCGAGACCCTTTCTGAAGCCTATATCCTTTTCAGGGTCGTTCTCTCGCGTGCAAGACTTTTTATCACCCATTCAACGGGCACAATAGACCCAGCCTCGGACTACTTCCAGTCGATAGCCGAAAGCCTTCGAATGGAAGGGCCGGCCATGTTGAAAAAATTGGAAGAATTATTGGATGCAGTTGAAGATATCTACTATAGTCACTTGCGCACTTAGGCGTCGATGATCCTCGATCATCGTACGGCTTTAGTTGCTGATATCCCGCCCACCCCGAGCCAGTCGAAGGGTGTACACTTAATCCAGTCTCGGGTTATAAGATCTCTCGCGCGCCAGCTCCTCTAAGGTCTGGCGCGTTTTTGTATCCAGTTTTTTAGGTGGCACTATCTTCACAACGACATACTGATCCCCTGTACCCTTCTTACCCAATATTGGTGAACCCTTCCCCTTTAGACGGAACTTCTGACCGCCTTCGGTAAACTCAGGGACCTTCATGTGGGCGTGGCCGTCGAGCGTAGGGACATCGATAGACGAACCAAGAGTTGCCTCATATATTGAAATGGGCACTTCGGTATATATGTCGGCGTCCTCGCGCCAGAAAAGCGGGTGTGGCTTGACCTTTATATTGATGAAGAGGTCGCCCGGCTCGCCGCCGGCAAACCCAGGCTGACCTTTTCCGGCAACACGAACCTTGGAACCGTTATCGACGCCTGCAGGGATCTTTACCGTAAGATTTTCTGTCCGGTCGCCGTGTTTTATCTGAAGCCTTGCCTCTGTCCCCCGGATCGCCTCCATAAAATCTATATCGAGGTTAGTGTAGGTATCTCCGCCCTTCTTTGACTCGTACTTTCTCCTCCTACCGGGTTGTTCGGCATAATCTGACCACCTGGCCTTCTGGCGTTTTACGCCGCCCATATTGAAAAGTTCGGAAAAGATATCGCCCATACCGCCCATACCGCTGGGGGGGAATCCTTCAGGGCCGGGACTGCCATCGGCGTTGCTGTAGAATTTAAAACCCCCGTCGGGCGACTGTTCCCATCTAACCCCTCCGAAACCGCCTTCGCCGCCGCCTTGTCCGCCGAACGGGGCGTTACCGAACATGTCGTACTGCTTCTTTTTCTCTGGGTCCGAAAGTATCGAATAGGCCTCCGATATCTCCTTGAAGCGTTCTTCCGCCTTCTTTTCGCCCTTGTTCATGTCGGGATGATACTGGCGGGCCAATCGCCTGTACGCCTTTTTTATCTCGGCGTCATTAGCTCCGCGCGCAACGCCTAAGGTCTGATAGTAATCTTTCATTTAAATCACCTTTCGATACCTACCCTAGCATCGATCCCATTCTTGTAATAATGCTTTATCTCTTTCATCTCGGTGACAAGGTCTGCCCTTTCTATTATCTCCTTCGGCGCATACCTGCCCGTCAGTATAAGCTCCATCGTCTGTGGCTTAGCATCGATAAGCTTCAGCACATCGAAAAGTTTTACGAGCTTGAAATCAAGGGCTACGTTTATCTCATCTAATACAAGAAGGTCGATGGAAGCGTCTTTCACAAGGTCGAACGCAAGTTTTAGCGCGTCTCCTGCCATTTGTATGTCAACGGGGTCCGGGTTCTCTTTATCTACAAAGGATTCCCGGCCCATCTGCTTGATCGTCAAATTCGGCGCAAGCCTCTTGGCGGCTTCAAGTTCCCCGTATTCAATGTTGCCCTTCATGAACTGAATTATAAATCCTTTAAGTCCGTGACCCGAGGCCCGCAGGGCAAGGCCCAGAGAGGCGGTGGTCTTACCTTTACCCTCGCCGGTATACACCTGAACGAGCCCTTTCTCCAACTTTGCGCCGCGCTTGGCACCTTTTTTCCGTTCTTCTCTCGCGTCAGAACCCCTGATCAGTTTTTCGTACAAGCTATCGATGCCGGTCCCGCGAATGGCGTCTGTGGCAATGACCTCCTTATCGGTCCCTTCCTTCAATTCCTGCACGACCTTTTCCGCCCCGGGCAGGTCGCACTTATTGACGACCAGTGTATCCGCTATCTCAAGGACGCCGGCCTTTATCGCCTGGATCTCGTCTCCAAACCCCGGCGATGTAACGACCAGAACGTGACTTGCCACCCTGAACACCTCCACCTCGTCCTGGCCAACTCCCACCGTTTCCATGATGATGACATCCTTACCCGAAGCTTCGAGGGCAAGGGCTATGTCGGCTACCGATCTCGAAAGCCCCCCCATTGCGCCGCGAGTGGCAACGCTTTTAATGAAGACCCCTTCATCGTTATTATGTTCTTTCATCCTTATCCTGTCGCCAAGGACGGCCCCTCCGGAGAACGGACTCGTAGGATCGACAGCGATGACACCGACCGTCTTTCCCTCTTTTCTGAGCTTCGTTATGAGCGCGGCGATCAATGTGCTCTTACCGGCGCCGGGGGAACCGGTGACGCCTATGATGTAGGAGCTTCCGGAATATTTCGCTAGTCTTTTCAGCTCGCTCCTTGCCTCGGGCAGGTCGTCATCTATGTCGCGAATGAGGCGGGCAAGTGAAAGCATGTCGGTTGAAAGTTTCTTGTCTGGCATCATTAAATATTCTCTTTGACCCAGTCGATTATCGTGCCAAGCGTGGTCCCGGGAAGAAAGACCTCCTTCACCCCGCTTTTTTTAAGTAACGCAATATCCTTCTCGGGAATTATCCCGCCGCCGAATATCTTTATCTCGTTGGCCCCTTTGTCGGCAAGGATCTTTGCAAGTTCCGGCAGGAGCCGGTTGTGAGCGCCCGACAGAATACTCACACCGACCGCATCCACCGCCTCCTGAACGGCCATATTGGCTATCATCTCGGGCGTCTGATGAAGACCGGAATAGATGACCTCAAAGCCGGCGTCCCTGAACGCGCGAGCGAGTATCTTCACTCCCCTGTCGTGGCCGTCGAGCCCTATCTTTGCAACAAGCAAACGTGTTTTCTTTGACATAACCTCTCCAGTTCAAAAATATCCAGGGTCGCGGTAGACACCCCACGCCGTTCTAAAAACATCGCATATCTCCTGAAGCGTTGCGTATTCCCTGACCGCGTTTATGATGTGCGGCATCGTGTTTTCGCTCCCCTTTGCCGCCGCGCCTAATTTTATTAGAGCTTCTTTTACCTTTTCTGCATTCCTTGCGGCCTTCACCTTCTCAAGCGAGGCTGTCTGTTTGTTCTCCGCCTCTTCGTCTAATTCCAGAAGTTCAATGGGCGCCTCTTTTTCATGCACATATTTATTGACGCCAACGACTATCTTTTTCCCGGACTCTACATCCTTTTGATATTTGTAAGCGGCGTCGGCTATCTCTTTTTGAGGATAACCCGCTTCAATGGCCGATATCATGCCGCCCATATCGTCTATCGTCTTGATGTGCCTGTAGGCTTCTTCTTCCATCTTGTTCGTCAGGGCTTCAACAAAATACGAACCGGCGAGAGGGTCTATGGTGTTGATAACGCCTATTTCGTCCTCTATTATCTGTTGCGTCCTGAGAGCGATGGTAGCGGCCTCCTTTGTGGGGAGCGCCAGCACTTCATCGAGAGAATTCGTGTGGAGAGACTGCGTACCTCCAAGGACCGCCGAAAGACCCTGATAGGCCGTGCGTATGACGTTATTGTAGGGTTGCTGGGCGGTGAGCGAACATCCTGCCGTCTGTGTATGAAAGCGAAGGAGCCACGACTTGGGATTTTTCGCATGAAAACGGTTCTTCATTATGTTCGCCCACATCCTGCGCGCGGCGCGGAACTTGGCCACCTCTTCGAAGAAGTCCATGTGCGAATTAAAGAAGAACGAAAGCCTCTGGGCAAAGTCGTCCACATCAAGGCCTCGTTTTATGGCGGAGTCGACATATTCGATTCCGTCGC comes from Deltaproteobacteria bacterium CG11_big_fil_rev_8_21_14_0_20_49_13 and encodes:
- a CDS encoding molecular chaperone DnaJ, which gives rise to MKDYYQTLGVARGANDAEIKKAYRRLARQYHPDMNKGEKKAEERFKEISEAYSILSDPEKKKQYDMFGNAPFGGQGGGEGGFGGVRWEQSPDGGFKFYSNADGSPGPEGFPPSGMGGMGDIFSELFNMGGVKRQKARWSDYAEQPGRRRKYESKKGGDTYTNLDIDFMEAIRGTEARLQIKHGDRTENLTVKIPAGVDNGSKVRVAGKGQPGFAGGEPGDLFINIKVKPHPLFWREDADIYTEVPISIYEATLGSSIDVPTLDGHAHMKVPEFTEGGQKFRLKGKGSPILGKKGTGDQYVVVKIVPPKKLDTKTRQTLEELARERSYNPRLD
- a CDS encoding methylmalonyl-CoA mutase produces the protein MTDPCQCKAKKKDSKEVCYEGPKEFTTVSGAEIKELYSPKDITPFNYDEKLGNPGEYPFTRGVYKDMYRGRTWTKRLFSGFGTAHDTNERYHYLLEHGQTGLSVAFDFPTLMGYDSDNNISRGEVGRCGVAIDSLADMETLFKGIPLDKVTTSMTINPPAAILLAMYIVVAEKQGVSKDKIGGTIQNDMLKEFIAQKTFMCPPRESVRLIVDTIEYCTKHVPRWNTISISGYHIREAGSTAVQELAFTIRDGIEYVDSAIKRGLDVDDFAQRLSFFFNSHMDFFEEVAKFRAARRMWANIMKNRFHAKNPKSWLLRFHTQTAGCSLTAQQPYNNVIRTAYQGLSAVLGGTQSLHTNSLDEVLALPTKEAATIALRTQQIIEDEIGVINTIDPLAGSYFVEALTNKMEEEAYRHIKTIDDMGGMISAIEAGYPQKEIADAAYKYQKDVESGKKIVVGVNKYVHEKEAPIELLELDEEAENKQTASLEKVKAARNAEKVKEALIKLGAAAKGSENTMPHIINAVREYATLQEICDVFRTAWGVYRDPGYF
- a CDS encoding methylmalonyl-CoA mutase, translating into MSKKTRLLVAKIGLDGHDRGVKILARAFRDAGFEVIYSGLHQTPEMIANMAVQEAVDAVGVSILSGAHNRLLPELAKILADKGANEIKIFGGGIIPEKDIALLKKSGVKEVFLPGTTLGTIIDWVKENI